The following are encoded together in the Humulus lupulus chromosome 5, drHumLupu1.1, whole genome shotgun sequence genome:
- the LOC133779876 gene encoding uncharacterized protein LOC133779876: protein MQYNPLSTCSKDNREMMDKSWIFQKHRLSMEYFDGLKSFIKLSTLHLNGENKIRCPCVSCMNLYYHDLETIERHIFVKGFYTKYVMWEFHGEDITEVNEDQEEVESNSEEDIPYDSDDDEDNDDMILALEDLASQYHRKSDFVNLGDSNEHNDERNTLPELFAEAENELYFGCTTFSILTFIVNLMHIKVMCGWINKSFDLLLELLLKAFPKDSKISRSYYDAKKMLRDLGLGYETIHVCEYDCALFWKENKNVERCPICGHERYKFQGTKGKKIPHKKMQYFPITPQLQRLFMSRHTSSDMRWHKEERVDTEGVLRHPTDAEVWKDFDRQYPDFAKESRSVRLGFATDGFNPFGDLSNSYNMWPVLLMPYNMLPRRCMKREFLMMALLIPGSRAPGKDIDVYLQPLIDELKELWENGVRTFDIIDKEYFTMHAAILWTIHDFPAYGTVSGYNTQGYKACPVCEDDTSSFRIRGKTCFMGHRRYLCPNHQWRNDMEYDGTIERRSPPRILTGDEILDKLKGVWKCWAGKNDKIIKDDKQQMKDACYENNTNWRRKSIFWELEYWPKLKLRHNLDVMHIEKNICDSVVGTIYSTDGKSKDTEKARLDLQDLNIRKQLHMKKKGNKWFKPVACYTLSAKERQEFCKFIKSVKFPDGYAANISRNVNMKDGKLFGLKSHDCHILLQRLLPIGLRPYLKKKVMDAITELSLFFKKLCARTLYVKDLNKLEKGVVLTLCKL, encoded by the coding sequence atgcAGTATAATCCATTGTCTACTTGTTCGAAAGATAATAGAGAAAtgatggataaaagttggattTTCCAAAAGCATAGATTATCAATGGAGTATTTTGATGGACTTAAGAGTTTTATTAAGTTATCAACTTTGCATTTAAATGGTGAAAATAAGATTCGATGTCCATGTGTTTCATGTATGAACTTATATTATCATGACTTAGAGACAATTGAGCGTCATATATTCGTAAAAGGATTTTATACCAAATATGTTATGTGGGAGTTTCACGGGGAAGATATCACAGAAGTAAACGAAGACCAAGAAGAAGTAGAATCAAATAGTGAAGAAGACATACCATATGACAGTGATgatgatgaagacaatgacgatatGATACTAGCATTAGAAGATTTAGCTAGTCAATATCATAGGAAGAGTGATTTTGTGAACCTTGGAGATTCAAATGAGCACAATGATGAAAGGAATACATTGCCTGAGTTATTTGCAGAAGCAGAAAATGAGTTATACTTTGGATGTACAACCTTCTCAATCTTAACATTTATTGTTAATCTAATGCACATTAAAGTGATGTGTGGTTGGATTAACAAATCATTTGATTTGTTGCTTGAATTACTTTTGAAAGCATTTCCCAAAGACAGTAAAATTTCACGATCTTATTATGACGCTAAGAAAATGTTGCGTGATCTTGGTTTAGGGTACGAAACTATTCATGTATGTGAGTATGATTGTGCTTTATTTTGGAAAGAGAATAAAAATGTTGAAAGATGTCCTATATGTGGTCATGAACGGTACAAATTCCAAGGAACTAAAGGCAAGAAGATCCCACACAAAAAGATGCAATATTTTCCTATAACTCCACAACTACAGAGACTTTTTATGTCACGCCATACATCATCTGATATGAGGTGGCATAAGGAAGAACGTGTTGATACAGAAGGTGTACTTAGACACCCGACAGATGCagaggtttggaaggattttgatAGACAATATCCAGATTTTGCAAAAGAATCTAGAAGTGTAAGGCTTGGATTTGCAACTGATGGGTTCAATCCATTCGGTGATTTATCAAACTCGTACAATATGTGGCCAGTGTTACTAATGCCATATAACATGCTGCCACGGAGATGCATGAAACGAGAATTCTTAATGATGGCATTATTGATTCCGGGAAGTCGTGCTCCGGGAAAAGACATAGATGTCTATTTACAACCTCTGATCGATGAGCTGAAAGAACTATGGGAAAATGGTGTACGTACTTTTGATATTATTGATAAAGAATATTTTACAATGCATGCAGCAATATTGTGGACGATccatgattttccagcatatggtactGTATCTGGGTATAACACTCAAGGTTATAAAGCTTGTCCTGTTTGTGAAGATGACACATCTTCATTTCGAATAAGAGGAAAAACATGTTTCATGGGTCATCGTCGATATTTGTGTCCGAACCACCAATGGCGCAATGATATGGAGTATGATGGTACAATCGAACGGCGTTCACCTCCAAGAATTTTAACAGGAGATGAAATCTTAGATAAATTAAAAGGTGTATGGAAATGTTGGGCAGGTAAAAATGATAAGATCATTAAGGACGATAAGCAACAAATGAAGGATGCATGTTATGAAAATAACACGAACTGGAGGCGAAAAAGTATTTTTTGGGAGTTAGAATATTGGCCTAAATTAAAACTAAGACATAATTTGGATGTGATGCATATTGAGAAAAATATATGTGATAGTGTAGTTGGTACAATATATAGTACTGATGGGAAGTCTAAAGATACTGAAAAGGCAAGACTTGATTTACAAGATTTAAATATTCGTAAGCAGCTACACATGAAAAAGAAGGGGAACAAATGGTTCAAACCAGTAGCATGCTATACATTATCAGCGAAGGAACGACAAGAATTTTGTAAGTTCATAAAGTCTGTAAAATTTCCTGATGGATATGCTGCAAATATTTCTCGGAATGTTAACATGAAAGATGGAAAATTATTTGGGTTGAAAAGTCATGATTGTCATATTTTATTACAGAGGTTGTTACCTATTGGTTTAAGgccatatttgaaaaagaaagtaATGGATGCTATTACTGAGCTGTCGTTATTCTTCAAAAAGCTATGTGCGAGGACATTATATGTGAAAGACTTAAACAAATTGGAAAAGGGCGTTGTACTCACGTTGTGTAAATTATAA
- the LOC133833926 gene encoding E3 ubiquitin-protein ligase BRE1-like 1 — protein sequence METALKELMSKLKNVACISSSQAYLLVRDQIEKSKSEVIEYQASYEKLQAEKDILVLKERELSVKSDVIDFLRRSTAIEIHWSGC from the exons ATGGAGACTGCTCTTAAAGAATTAATG AGCAAATTGAAGAATGTAGCATGTATTTCCTCTTCCCAAGCCTACCTCTTAGTGAGAGATCAAATTGAAAAATCAAAATCTGAAGTTATTGAGTATCAGGCTTCGTATGAGAAACTTCAG GCTGAGAAGGATATTCTTGTCTTAAAGGAAAGGGAACTCAGTGTTAAAAGTGATGTCATTGATTTCCTTCGAAGATCTACTGCAATTGAGATTCATTGGTCAGGCTGCTGA